In Athalia rosae chromosome 6, iyAthRosa1.1, whole genome shotgun sequence, one DNA window encodes the following:
- the LOC105692192 gene encoding 5-methylcytosine rRNA methyltransferase NSUN4 isoform X1, which yields MLITQITKRLKLQAIVRIPVRCKHADDHWSVIRNKKTSTGKALEHFDDFYQTVYGNTWHDIRTALLAPDRKYMALVNNFSDTEKISETLQNTGAINLRTLYYAQQKLLKPRHTRNRERRKAVVSKEETEDLTICEDQSQNQSLAQVSDSDSDDETNNGDGTPNTKQQMNLLSIADSKSEKDLDEDRIIDPNKDLVFSSLYQYIPATKLKGMEDYILESEQFDRFRDSSNLTVKVEKERKLRFPKFLNIYTYEEENDTRFKSPRKGSTGVLDYYLLDGGSILPVLALDLQAHDDVLDMCAAPGGKTLAVLQTLLPSTVVANDNKQSRTSRLQSVFDQYLNGMAFSPAQLSISLADARDITDQDVYNKILVDVPCTTDRHSLHEDDNNIFKSSRIKERLQLPELQAEILLNALKIVRPGGTVVYSTCSLSPIQNDGVVQMALKKSYEETNSTFVVRNMSASLQPLKYIFNFSKLGLKYGQVVVPSLGNNFGPMYFCKIIKVE from the exons ATGTTGATTACACAGATTACCAAGCGATTAAAATTACAGGCAATCGTCAGGATACCTGTAAGATGCAAACACGCAGACGATCATTGG TCcgtaattagaaataaaaaaacgtcaaCGGGAAAAGCTTTGGAGCATTTCGACGATTTCTACCAAACTGTCTATGGAAATACTTGGCATGATATTAGGACTGCATTGCTGGCTCCAGATAGAAAGTATATGGCGTTGGTTAATAACTTCAGTGATACAGAAAAAATCAGCGAAACTTTACAG AACACAGGCGCTATTAACTTAAGGACTCTTTACTATGCTCAACAAAAGTTATTAAAACCACGACATACACGGAATAGAGAAAGACGAAAGGCTGTTGTTTCAAAAGAGGAAACTGAGGACTTGACTATCTGTGAAGACCAGTCTCAGAATCAGTCCTTAGCACAagtttcagattcagattctgATGATGAAACTAATAATGGTGATGGAACCCCCAACACAAAGCAGCAGATGAACTTATTGTCAATAGCAGACagcaaaagtgaaaaagactTGGATGAAGATCGAATTATTGATCCCAATAAGGATCTAGTTTTCAGTTCCTTATACCAATATATTCCTGCTACCAAATTGAAAG GTATGGAGGATTATATCCTGGAGTCGGAACAATTCGACCGATTCAGGGATAGTTCCAATCTTACagtaaaagtagaaaaagaacGGAAGTTGAGGTTCCCAAAATTCCTAAATATCTACACttatgaagaagaaaacgataCCAGATTCAAATCTCCAAGAAAAGGGAGCACGGGTGTTCTGG ACTACTATCTGCTAGACGGTGGCTCCATTCTGCCGGTGTTGGCATTGGATCTCCAGGCCCATGATGACGTTTTAGACATGTGTGCTGCACCCGGTGGAAAAACTCTAGCAGTATTACAAACTCTTCTGCCATCCACAGTGGTCGCTAATGACAATAAACAATCCCGAACTTCCAGATTACAGAGCGTGTTCGATCAGTATCTGAATGGGATGGCTTTCTCACCAGCTCAGTTGTCAATATCTTTGGCTGATGCGAGAGATATTACTGACCAAGATGTGTACAATAAG ATTTTAGTCGATGTACCTTGTACAACAGACAGACACTCTTTGCATGAAGATGACAACAACATCTTCAAAAGCTCTAGGATTAAAGAAAGATTACAGCTCCCAGAATTACAAGCGGAGATTCTTTT AAATGCTCTGAAGATCGTACGGCCGGGTGGTACAGTCGTTTACTCAACTTGTTCTTTGAGTCCCATACAAAACGATGGTGTTGTACAGATGGCTCTCAAAAAATCTTATGAAGAAACAAATTCCACCTTTGTAGTCAG AAACATGTCCGCATCGCTGCAACcactgaagtatatttttaatttctccaaACTTGGTCTGAAATATGGGCAAGTCGTCGTACCTTCTCTCGGCAACAATTTTGGACCCatgtatttttgtaaaataataaaggtAGAATAA
- the LOC105692192 gene encoding 5-methylcytosine rRNA methyltransferase NSUN4 isoform X2 encodes MALVNNFSDTEKISETLQNTGAINLRTLYYAQQKLLKPRHTRNRERRKAVVSKEETEDLTICEDQSQNQSLAQVSDSDSDDETNNGDGTPNTKQQMNLLSIADSKSEKDLDEDRIIDPNKDLVFSSLYQYIPATKLKGMEDYILESEQFDRFRDSSNLTVKVEKERKLRFPKFLNIYTYEEENDTRFKSPRKGSTGVLDYYLLDGGSILPVLALDLQAHDDVLDMCAAPGGKTLAVLQTLLPSTVVANDNKQSRTSRLQSVFDQYLNGMAFSPAQLSISLADARDITDQDVYNKILVDVPCTTDRHSLHEDDNNIFKSSRIKERLQLPELQAEILLNALKIVRPGGTVVYSTCSLSPIQNDGVVQMALKKSYEETNSTFVVRNMSASLQPLKYIFNFSKLGLKYGQVVVPSLGNNFGPMYFCKIIKVE; translated from the exons ATGGCGTTGGTTAATAACTTCAGTGATACAGAAAAAATCAGCGAAACTTTACAG AACACAGGCGCTATTAACTTAAGGACTCTTTACTATGCTCAACAAAAGTTATTAAAACCACGACATACACGGAATAGAGAAAGACGAAAGGCTGTTGTTTCAAAAGAGGAAACTGAGGACTTGACTATCTGTGAAGACCAGTCTCAGAATCAGTCCTTAGCACAagtttcagattcagattctgATGATGAAACTAATAATGGTGATGGAACCCCCAACACAAAGCAGCAGATGAACTTATTGTCAATAGCAGACagcaaaagtgaaaaagactTGGATGAAGATCGAATTATTGATCCCAATAAGGATCTAGTTTTCAGTTCCTTATACCAATATATTCCTGCTACCAAATTGAAAG GTATGGAGGATTATATCCTGGAGTCGGAACAATTCGACCGATTCAGGGATAGTTCCAATCTTACagtaaaagtagaaaaagaacGGAAGTTGAGGTTCCCAAAATTCCTAAATATCTACACttatgaagaagaaaacgataCCAGATTCAAATCTCCAAGAAAAGGGAGCACGGGTGTTCTGG ACTACTATCTGCTAGACGGTGGCTCCATTCTGCCGGTGTTGGCATTGGATCTCCAGGCCCATGATGACGTTTTAGACATGTGTGCTGCACCCGGTGGAAAAACTCTAGCAGTATTACAAACTCTTCTGCCATCCACAGTGGTCGCTAATGACAATAAACAATCCCGAACTTCCAGATTACAGAGCGTGTTCGATCAGTATCTGAATGGGATGGCTTTCTCACCAGCTCAGTTGTCAATATCTTTGGCTGATGCGAGAGATATTACTGACCAAGATGTGTACAATAAG ATTTTAGTCGATGTACCTTGTACAACAGACAGACACTCTTTGCATGAAGATGACAACAACATCTTCAAAAGCTCTAGGATTAAAGAAAGATTACAGCTCCCAGAATTACAAGCGGAGATTCTTTT AAATGCTCTGAAGATCGTACGGCCGGGTGGTACAGTCGTTTACTCAACTTGTTCTTTGAGTCCCATACAAAACGATGGTGTTGTACAGATGGCTCTCAAAAAATCTTATGAAGAAACAAATTCCACCTTTGTAGTCAG AAACATGTCCGCATCGCTGCAACcactgaagtatatttttaatttctccaaACTTGGTCTGAAATATGGGCAAGTCGTCGTACCTTCTCTCGGCAACAATTTTGGACCCatgtatttttgtaaaataataaaggtAGAATAA